A window of Streptomyces sp. NBC_01224 genomic DNA:
TGCCCTACCAGTACTCCTACGCGCACGAGGCGACGAAGACCGGCGTCGGCATGGTCCGCCCGCTGGTCCTCGAATACCCGGACGACCCGAAGGCGGCGACGGACGCGGCGAAGTACGAATTCATGTCGGGTGAGGACTTCCTCGTCGCGCCCGTCTACCAGGACAGCACCGAGCGCAACGGAATCTATCTGCCGAAGGGCACCTGGACCGACTACTGGAGCGGCCGCACGTACGAGGGGCCGACCACCGTCGACCACTACAGCGCCCCGCTCGACACCCTGCCGCTGTTCGTCAAGGGCGGTGCCGGCGTGCCGATGTGGCCGGGCATCCGCTCGTACAAGGACCGCACCGCCGACTCCCCGCTCGCCTGGGACATCTACCCGCAGGGCAAGTCGTCCTTCACGCTCTACGAGGACGACGGCGTCACCCGGCAGCACCGCGACGGCAAGTACGCCACACAGACCGCCGACATCGACGCACCGGTACGGGGCGCGGGCGACGTCACCGTGCGGATCGGTGAGAGCAAGGGGGAGTTCACCGGCAAGCAGAGCACCCGCCCGTACGAGTTCAGCGTGCACACCGGCTCCGCGCCGAGCGCGGTCAAGCTCAACGGCAAGCTGCCCCGGCTGGGTTCCGCGGCCGCGTACAAGGCCGCGAAGCAGGGCTGGTGGTACGACCAGGACGACCGCGGCGGTGTCGTGAAGATCAAGACTGCGCCGCTCTCCACCGGCAAGAAGTTCTCCGTGAAGCTGGAGAACACGAGCGCCGTCGGCGGGAGGAACACGGCCGCGACGGCCGTCGTCTCCGCACCGACCGGTCAGGAGATCGGCGCCGGGGTCGAAGGCACCGTCGCAGTCGATGTCACCGCGGGCAACGCCGATGTGACGGACGCCGCGGTCACCCTCGACGTTCCCGAGGGATGGCAGGTCACCCAGGCCCGGGCCGTGGACCGGATTCCGGCGGGCACCACCCGGCGGGTCGAGGTGTCGGTCACCCCGGCCAAGGACGCCACAGCGGGGGAGGCGAGGATCACCGCGCTCGCCCGCTACCGGGCGGCCGGCGAAGCCCGGACCTCCGTCCAGCGGTTCGCTGCCGGTGTGATGCCACCGCCGCCCACCGGTGAGGCATGGGCGAGCGATCTGGTGTGGCTGAAGTCGGTCAATGGATACGGGCCCGCCGAACGGGACCGCAGCAACGGCGAGTCGGGCGCGGCCGACGGACACCGGCTGACCCTCGCGGGCAAGACGTACGACAAGGGGATCGGCACCCATGCCGACTCCGACATCGAGGTCTATCTCGGCGGGCGCTGCACCGCCTTCACCGCGGACGTGGGGATCGACGACGAGATCAACGGCTACGGCGAAGTGGCGTTCTCCGTCGAGGCGGACGGCAAGGTGCTGTGGACCTCGCCGAAGGTGACGGGGGCGTCGGCGACCGTACCGGTCGATGTGAAGCTTGACGGTGCGCGCCATGTGCACCTGAAGGTCACGGACACCAATGGATCCAAGACCGGTGACCACGGGGACTGGGCCGCTGCGCGGTTCACCTGTTCCTGAACGACCCGGACAGCGAAGGAGCGCCGGGCGGGGATGTACCCGCCCGGCGCTCCGCCGGCCTCATCAGTCCTCCGAGGATTCCTCCGACGAATCCTGTGGGCCGTCGTCGCCGTCGCTGTCCTCGTTCTCCTGGTCGGCCGACGGCTGCCGGCCGGGTCCGCTCGTGGGCGGCGAGCCGGGTCCCGTCTCGCCCCCGGTGTCCGGCCGGACCGGCTTCGGCGGACGGGTGCGGCCGCTGGATGTGTCGCGCAGATACGAGGCGTCGCCGCTCTCCGTCGCATGCCCGCCGGGCGCCTGGCCCGGACCGACGTCCCGACGGCGCAGATAGCGCTCGAACTCCCGGGCGATGGCCTCGCCGCTCGCCTCGGGAAGCTCCGCGGTGTCCCGGGCCTCCTCCAGCGTCTGCACGTACTCCGCCACCTCGCTGTCCTCGGCGGCCAGTTGGTCGACTCCGAGCTGCCAGGCACGCGCGTCCTCGGGCAGCTCGCCCAGCGGAATGCGCAGACCGAGAAGATCCTCCAGGCGGTTGAGCAGCGCGAGGGTGGCCTTCGGGTTGGGCGGCTGCGACACATAGTGCGGCACCGCCGCCCACAGGCTCACCGCGGGCACGCCCGCGTGCGTACAGGCCTCCTGAAGGATGCCGACGATGCCCGTCGGACCCTCGTATCTGGTCTCCTCCAGGTCCATGGTCCGCGCCAGATCCGGGTCGGAGGTGACTGCGCTGACCGGTACGGGGCGGGTGTGCGGGGTGTCGCCGAGCAGTGCGCCCAGGACCACCACCATCTCCACGCCCAGCTCATGGGCGAAGGCCAGGATCTCGTTGCAGAACGAGCGCCAGCGCATGGACGGCTCGATACCGCGGACCAGGACGAGATCGCGGGGCTTGTCCCCGCCGATGCGGACCACGGAGAGCCGGGTGGTCGGCCAGGTGATCTTGCGCACCCCGCCGTCCAGCCAGACCGTCGGCCGGTTGACCTGGAAGTCGTAGTAGTCCTCGGCGTCCAGCGCCGCGAACACCTCACCCTTCCACTCCCGGTCCAGGTGCGCGACCGCTGTGGATGCGGCGTCACCTGCGTCGTTCCATCCCTCGAACGCGGCCACCATGACCGGGTCGATCAGCTCGGGTACCCCCTCGAGCTCGATCACCCAGGCCTCCTTCCGAAGTTCCCTTGCGTACGCACCAACCTTACGGCTTCCGGCCACTCTCGCCGCAGCCCCTGTGCACAGCCGGGTGAACCTGACCCGGGAGGGTGCATCACCGGCCGAATCAGGGCATCAGTCTCTGAATACATCCGAGCTGTGTCCAGTCAATTTCGTCCCAACCCTGGACGTTGGGGCCTTCGTGACGCTATACATCGGATGACCAGAGCAGAGGTCCGATGTTATTCCCCTGGGGGCGCACATGAGTCAGACCGTCACGGATTTCGAGGTCCACGACATCCGTTTTCCGACCTCGGAACAACTGGACGGCTCGGACGCCATGAACCCCGACCCCGACTACTCGGCTGCCTATGTCGTACTGAGCACTGCTCCCACGGACGGCACTGACGGCACTGACATCGAGGGGCATGGCTTCTGTTTCACCATCGGGCGCGGCAACGAGGTGATGGCCGCCGCCATCGAAGCGTTGCGCCCGTACGTGGTGGGGCGCCCGGTGCCCCGTACCGCGGCCGACCTCGCCGCGCTGCACCGTGAGCTCACCCACGACTCCCAACTGCGCTGGCTCGGCCCCGAAAAGGGTGTGATGCACATGGCGGCCGGCGCGGTCGTCAACGCCGCCTGGGACCTGGCGGCGAAGCAGGCCGGCAGGCCTGTCTGGCAGTTCCTCGCCGAGATGACGCCCGAGGAGCTCGTCTCCCTCGTCGACTTCCGCTATCTCACCGACGCCCTCACTCCCGATGAGGCCCTCGCGATCCTGCGGGCCGCCGAACCGGGCCGGGCCGAGCGCGCCGAGCGACTGCGTGCCGAGGGCTACCCGGCATACACCACCTCGCCCGGCTGGCTGGGATACACCGACGACAAGCTGGTCAGGCTGGCGAAGGAGGCCGTCGCCGACGGCTTCACCCAGATCAAGCTGAAGGTCGGCGGCAATCTCGGCGACGACGTCCGCAGACTCGCCCTGGCCCGCGAGGCCGTCGGGCCGGACGTCCGGATCGCCGTCGACGCCAACCAGCGCTGGGACGTCGCCGACGCGGTGAAGTGGATGACCGCGCTCGCGCCGTACGACCCGCACTGGATCGAGGAGCCGACCAGCCCCGACGACATCCTCGGCCACGCCGCAGTCCGCGCCGGGCAGCCGGTCAAGGTCGCCACCGGCGAACATGTCGCCAACCGGGTCGTGTTCAAACAGCTGCTGCAGGCCGGAGCCGTCGACTTCGTCCAGATCGACGCGGCCCGTGTCGCGGGCGTCAACGAGAACCTGGCGATCCTGCTGCTCGCCGCCAAGTACGGCGTACCGGTCTGCCCGCACGCCGGCGGTGTCGGACTGTGCGAGCTGGTGCAGCACCTCTCGATGTTCGACTATGTGGCGGTCTCAGGCAGTTGGGAGAACCGTGTGATCGAGTACGTCGACCATCTCCACGAACACTTCGCCGACCCCACCGTGATCGAGTCCGGCCGTTACGCCGCCCCGAGTTCCCCGGGCTTCTCCGCCCGGATGCTCCCCGAATCGATCGCCGCACACCGCTATCCGGAGGGCCCTGTATGGCAGGCCCGCCGCACCCCCGAGGAGGATGACCGATGACCGGCACAAGCGACTTCGAGGGCATGAACGCCCTGGTGACGGGAGGCGCCTCCGGCATCGGGGCCGCCGTGGCGACGATGCTGCTGGCGCGCGGTGCGCGCGTGGCCGTACTCGACCGCGAGACCGCGGGCGCCCCCGACGGCACGCTCGCCCTCAAGGCGGACGTCACCGACGACGCGGCCGTGCGCGAGGCGGTCGACCTGGCCGCCGGTGAACTGGGCGGTCTGCACTCCGTCGTGTCCAACGCGGGCATCGGTTCCATCGGCACGGTCGAGGACAACGCCGACGACGAGTGGACCCGGGTCCTGGACATCAACGTCCTCGGCATGGTCCGCACCGCCCGGCACGCCCTGCCCCATCTGCGGCGCGCGGCGGCCGACCGCCCCGGTACCGTCTCGATCACCCAGACCTGCTCGATCGCCGCGACCGCCGGACTGCCGCAGCGCGCGCTGTACAGCGCGAGCAAGGGCGCGGTCCTCTCGCTGACCCTCGCGATGGCCGCCGACCATGTCCGCGAGGGCATCCGGGTCAACTGCGTCAATCCGGGCACCGCGGACACCCCGTGGATCGGGCGGCTCCTGGGCCAGGCCGACGACCCGGCCGCCGAACGAGCCGCGCTGAACGCCCGCCAGCCGCTGGGACGGCTGGTCTCGGCCGACGAGGTGGCCGCCGCGATCGTCTATCTGGCCAGCCCCGCCGCCGCCTCGGTCACCGGCACGGCACTGGCCGTCGACGGCGGAATGCAGGGCCTGCGCCTGCGCCCCGCCGAGAACTGATCAGGGGTGCGCGGCCCTCGGCCTGTCCGGCGGATCAGGGCCGGACAGGCCCGAGCCGCACAAACGGGCCGCACCCCTGTGCGCCATGCACCGCCGCTTTGCCAACAGAGCTTCGAGCCGGTACTCCACAAAGGACGGGACACCAATGAGAGTGCGTACGACGAGTGCGGCAGCCTGCGCCGTACTGCTGGCCGTCACTGCCCTCGCGGGCTGCAACCGCGAGTCCGCCGCTGATGGTGCGGGCGGCGGGAAGGTCGGCATCGACCTGCCGCGCAGCGACAGCGACTTCTGGAACTCGTACCAGAACTACGTGGAGAAGGGGGTCAAGGCCGGCGAGGTCAAGGCGCTGCCGCTGACCAACTCGCAGAACGACATCGGCAAGCTGGTCGCCAACGTCCAGACCTTCACCGACCAGGGCGCCAAGGCCGTCGTGATGGCACCCCAGGACACCGGTGCGATAGCCGAGTCGCTCAACACACTGAACGAGAAGAAGATCCCGGTCATCAGCGTCGACACCCGGCCCGACAAGGGCAACATCTACATGGTGGTGCGGGCCGACAACAAGGCGTACGGGACCAACGCCTGCAAGTACCTCGGCGAGCAGCTGAAGGGCAAGGGCAAGGTCGTCGAGTTCCAGGGCGACCTCGCCTCGATCAACGGCCGCGACCGGTCCGAGGCGTTCAGATCCTGCATGGACAAGGATTTCCCCGGCATCAAGGTCTTCGAGCTGGCCACCGACTGGAAGGGCGATGTCGCCTCCGCCAAGCTCCAGGCCACCCTGGCCGCCAACCCCGACATCAACGGCATCTACATGCAGGCGGGCGGTGTCTTCCTGCAGCCCACCCTCGCGCTCCTGGAGCAGAAGAAGCTGCTGAAGCCGGCCGGCACGCCGGGCCACATCACGATCATCTCCAACGACGGCATCCCGGAGGAGTTCGACGCCATCAAGGCCGGGAAGATCGACGCGACGATCTCCCAGCCCGCCGACCTGTACGCGAAGTACGCGCTGTACTACGCCAAGGCGGCCCTGGACGGCAAGACCTTCAAGGAAGGCCCCACCGACCACGACTCGAACATCATCAGGATCCCGAACGGCTTCGAGGACCAACTCCCCGCGCCGCTGGTGACCAAGGACAACGTGGACGACCCGAAACTGTGGGCCAATCAGCTGGAGAAGAAGAACTAGCCGTGACTCCTCCCTCTCGTCACCGAGAGGGCTTCCCTCTCGGCTCCGAGGAACCGAGACGCGGCCAAGCCCTGACCGCTGCCCGTGGGCAGAGTACCGACATTGCTGCAGCGCTTCGCTGAGAAGGGGTCTGATGGAAAAGGCACCGCCCGCCGTAGAGGCGGCGGGCATCGTCAAACGCTTCGGGCCCACCGTGGCGCTCGACGGGGTCCGGCTCACCGTGCAGCCCGGTGAGTCCCATGCCCTCGTCGGTCGCAACGGTGCGGGCAAGTCGACGCTGGTCAGCGTCCTGACCGGACTCCACAAGGCGGACGCGGGCACGGTCACGTTCGGCGGGGAGCCCGCGCCCGCCTTCGGGGACACCACGGCCTGGCAGTCGAAGGTCGCCTGCGTGTACCAGAAGTCCATGGTCGTCCCCGACCTGACCGTCGCCGAGAACCTCTTCCTCAACCGTTTCGACGACAACGCCCGCTGGATCAGCTGGGGGAAGCTCCGCAGGCGCGCCGAGCGGCTCCTCGCCGACTACGGGGTCCAGGTCGACCCCAGCACCCGGGCGCGCGATCTTGCCGTCGAGCAGCGGCAGTTCGTCGAGATAGCCCGGGCGCTGTCCTTCGGCGCCAGGCTGATCATCCTGGACGAGCCGACCGCCCAGCTCGATGCCCGCGGCATCGGGCGGCTCTTCGACAAACTCAGGGAACTGCAGAGCCAGGGAGTGGCGTTCCTCTTCATCTCCCACCATCTGCAGGAGGTGTACGAACTGTGCACGGCGGTCACCGTCTACCGCGACGCCCGCCATGTGCTGAGCGCCCCGGTCGCCGACATCGCCAAGGCCGAACTGGTGGCGGCGATGACCGGGGAGCAGTCCGCCGGCGCCACCGCCTGGCACGCGGGCGGTGACGGTGCGGCGGTTCGGGATCAGTCGGCTGCCCCCGTCCTGCGTACCGAAGGGCTCACTCTGGAGGGCCAGTTCGAACCGCTGGACCTGGAGGTCCGCCCCGGAGAGGTGCTCGGCCTCGCCGGCTCCGCGGCCAGCGGCAACACGGCCCTGGGCGAGGCCCTGGCCGGTATGCGAAAGGCGGGCGGCGGCACGGTCTTCGTACACGGAAGGACCGTGCGCACCGGCAGTGTGCCGCACGCGCTGGACGCCGGGATCGGCTACATCCCCGAGGACCGGCACGACCAGGGCCTCGTCCTGGAACGCAGCGTCGCCGAGAACGCCACCCTCACGGTCACCGACCAACTCGGCCCGTGGGGGACCGTACTGCCCTCCCGTACCAGGGAGTTCGCACGGTCGATGATCGCCTCGCTGGACATCAAGACACAGGGACCCGAGCAGCCCGTCTCCGGGCTCTCCGGCGGAAACCAGCAGAAGGTGGTCGTCGCCCGCGCGCTGGCTCGCAAGCCGAGCGTGCTGGTGGCCGTGCGGCCCACCGCGGGTGTGGACATCAAGTCCAAGGATTCGCTGCTCGGAGTCGTGCGGCGGGTCGCCGACGAGGGGAACGCGGCAGTGATCATCTCGGACGAGCTGGACGATCTGCGGGTCTGCGACCGAGTGCTCGCCCTTTTCCACGGGCGCGTGGTCGCAACATTCGCAAGCGGGTGGACCGACGGGGAACTCGTCGCCGCCATGGAAGGTGTGGGGGAAAGGGAATGACCGGAACGGTACGGCCTGTGGCGGCCGACGGCATCGACAGCGGGCTGAAGGGCTCCCTGACGGGCGAGAGCCCGCTGGACCGGCTGAGGCTGATCCGGTGGAGCGACTTCTCCCTGGTACCGGTGATTCTGGTGCTGATGGTGATCGGGTTCATCGTCTCGCCGGTGTTCCTGACCTCCGAGAACCTGATCAGCGTCGTCCAGCAGTCCTCCGAGCTGAGCCTGCTGGTCCTGGGCCAGGCGCTGATCCTGATCTGCGGACGGATGGACCTGTCACTGGAGTCGACGATCGGCATCGCGCCGGTCGTCGCGATGTGGCTGGTCCTGCCCGCGGAGGGCGGCCGCTTCGCCGGCCTCGGCCTGCTGCCCACCTGGTCGGCGATCCCGCTCTGTCTGCTGGTGGGCCTCGCGATCGGTGCGATCAACGGCTTCCTGATGCTGAAGCTGAGGGTCAACGGCTTCATCGCCACGCTCGGCATGCTCACCATGCTGCGCGGCCTCCACATCGGCATCACCGAGGGCAAGTCCATCACCGACGTCCCGGAGTCCTTCCGCTACCTCGGCAAGAGCGAATGGCTCGGCGCACCGGCCGCCGTCTGGATCTGCCTGGCGCTGTTCGCCGTCGGTGGTGCCGCACTGGCCTGGCTGCGCCATGGACGCTCGCTGTACGCCATCGGCGGCAACCCGGAAGCGGCGCGAGCCGCGGGTATCCGGGTGGACCGGGTCACCTGGATCGTGCTCGCCATCGGCGGTCTGCTGGCGGCCTTCGCGGGCATCCTCTACACCGGCCACTACGGATCGGTCGCGGCGACCCAGGGCAACGGCTGGATCTTCCAGGTGTTCGCCGCCGCGGTCATCGGCGGCATCAGCCTCAAGGGCGGCCGGGGCACCCTGTTCGGTGCGCTGACCGGCGTACTGACGCTCCAGCTGGTGGTCAATGTGATGACCCTCGGCGGTGTCCCGGCGCTCTGGAACCAGTTCCTCAACGGCGCCATCATCATCGTCGCCCTGGTCATCTCCCGCTTCGCGAGCGGCGAGAAGCAGGACTGAACCCGTTCGCGCGGACGCCGGCGGGGCTGATTCCTCAGCTCCGCCGGCGTCTGACGTGCGGGGCCCGCTGCGGAGCCGCGGTCACCCACCGCGCGCTACAGCGTCGACCGCAGCCACTGCTCGACGCTCGCCACATGCACCGTCGCCCAGGCCCGCGCAGCCTCCGCATCCCGGTCCCGCAGAGCCGACACGATCGCCCGGTGCTCATGGAGCGTGCGGCTGACCGCGTCCTCCTGCGTCAGACCGCGCCAGACCCGCGCCCGGGTCGTCGGCCCCGACAGCCCGTCGAGCAGCGAGCAGAGGACCGAGTTCCCGGACGACTGCACGATGCCGCGGTGGAACTCCAGATCGCAGGCGACCAGCTCCTCCACCGAGGGCTGCGCACCCAGGGCATCCAACTGCGAGCTCAGTACGTCCAGTTGGGCCTCGCTGATCCGGGTCGCGGCCATCGCCGTCGCGGCCGGTTCCAGAATGCGGCGGACCGCGAGGAATTCGAGCACCGTGTCGTCGCGGTGGAAGTCCACCACGAAGCTCAGCGCCTCCAGCAGCAACTGGGGATCGAGGCTGGTCACATACGTGCCGTCGCCCTGCCGCACATCGAGAATGCGGATCAGAGACAGCGCGCGCACCGCCTCCCTCAGAGAGTTGCGGGAGAGCCCCAGCTCCGCCGCGAGTTCGCTCTCCTTGGGGAGCCGGTCGCCGGGGCGTAGCGCACCCGAGACGATCATTCCCTTGATCTTCTCGATCGCCTCGTCGGTGACAGCCATGACGGTCCTCCTGGATCCGGACTGGAATCAGACATCCGATGTCTCTCTTCATTATGCGGGTCGGAAGAGGCGGATGAACCAGTTCTGCCGCAGGTCGTCCCAGGTGCACGGCTACCGCACGGTCATCGGGACGGGGTGGGGTCAGTCCCAGAGCGCGGACGGGGCCTCACGCCGTACCACCGGAGCGATGTCCTCGGCGAACCGCCGCAGCGTCTCGATCTGCTCGGGGTGGCTGAGCCCGAAGCCGTCCACGGTGATCGATTGCAGGTCGTGTCCGTACACCTCGTGCCAGCCGAGGATCTTGTCGATGATCTGCTGGGGGCTGCCGATCAGCTGGGGTCCGTCCGCGATGGCCTCCTCGATCGTCCGGAACGGTGTGTTGTAGCCGGCCCGGCCCTCCAGGTGCGGCCGGGAAGACTGCTTCACCTTGGCCTCGTACAGCTCCTTGTAGCGTTCCACCGCCTGCTGCGAACTGTCGGCGATCAGCAGCCCGCCCGAACCCGCCGCCACATGCGCGCGGGCCGGATCGTGCCCGTACGCCTCGAAGCGCTCCCGGTAGTGATCGATCAGCCGGGCGTACGCCGCACGGGGCTGGATGGCATTGGCGGTGAACAGCGGATCGCCGTGGAGCGCCGCCAGTTCGGGGGAGTTGAGGCTGGTCGCCGAGCCGTGCCAGACGCGCGGCGC
This region includes:
- a CDS encoding sugar ABC transporter ATP-binding protein, encoding MEKAPPAVEAAGIVKRFGPTVALDGVRLTVQPGESHALVGRNGAGKSTLVSVLTGLHKADAGTVTFGGEPAPAFGDTTAWQSKVACVYQKSMVVPDLTVAENLFLNRFDDNARWISWGKLRRRAERLLADYGVQVDPSTRARDLAVEQRQFVEIARALSFGARLIILDEPTAQLDARGIGRLFDKLRELQSQGVAFLFISHHLQEVYELCTAVTVYRDARHVLSAPVADIAKAELVAAMTGEQSAGATAWHAGGDGAAVRDQSAAPVLRTEGLTLEGQFEPLDLEVRPGEVLGLAGSAASGNTALGEALAGMRKAGGGTVFVHGRTVRTGSVPHALDAGIGYIPEDRHDQGLVLERSVAENATLTVTDQLGPWGTVLPSRTREFARSMIASLDIKTQGPEQPVSGLSGGNQQKVVVARALARKPSVLVAVRPTAGVDIKSKDSLLGVVRRVADEGNAAVIISDELDDLRVCDRVLALFHGRVVATFASGWTDGELVAAMEGVGERE
- a CDS encoding SDR family NAD(P)-dependent oxidoreductase: MTGTSDFEGMNALVTGGASGIGAAVATMLLARGARVAVLDRETAGAPDGTLALKADVTDDAAVREAVDLAAGELGGLHSVVSNAGIGSIGTVEDNADDEWTRVLDINVLGMVRTARHALPHLRRAAADRPGTVSITQTCSIAATAGLPQRALYSASKGAVLSLTLAMAADHVREGIRVNCVNPGTADTPWIGRLLGQADDPAAERAALNARQPLGRLVSADEVAAAIVYLASPAAASVTGTALAVDGGMQGLRLRPAEN
- a CDS encoding NPCBM/NEW2 domain-containing protein, with translation MQSSTRIRTAALAALLGLMAVFVGPGAAQAGAAEPDTTTVGDLTGFSADGSVYHLRAGAAEARVSFVSAETFRIELAPDGRFSDPTGDDIVMPQGTPPHTRWKERSDRYELSTGSVTLRAYKAPLRFALYRADGTQVWSEAKGLSWDGKQTTQTLARGADEQFYGAGMQNGRGNTSHRDRTVEVGVDYNWDDGGHPNSVPFYLSSAGYGVFRNTYAPNTYAFTDPVTTSAKEKRFDAYYFAGDSAKDVIGQYTKLTGKPFLPPVYGMEIGDADCYLHNANRGERRTLDSLKIADGYVEHDMPNGWMLVNDGYGCGYEDLAETAKGLQDRDMQLGLWTEDGIDKIADQVKAGQRVAKLDVAWVGSGYKFALDGCKDAYKGIEDNSDARGFTYAPESWSGAQRCGVQWSGDQYGTWDYIRWQIPTYAGATMSGLAYTTGDVDGIFGGSAKTYTRDLQWKMFLGTTMTMDGWAASDKQPYRYGEPYTSINRDYLKLKESLLPYQYSYAHEATKTGVGMVRPLVLEYPDDPKAATDAAKYEFMSGEDFLVAPVYQDSTERNGIYLPKGTWTDYWSGRTYEGPTTVDHYSAPLDTLPLFVKGGAGVPMWPGIRSYKDRTADSPLAWDIYPQGKSSFTLYEDDGVTRQHRDGKYATQTADIDAPVRGAGDVTVRIGESKGEFTGKQSTRPYEFSVHTGSAPSAVKLNGKLPRLGSAAAYKAAKQGWWYDQDDRGGVVKIKTAPLSTGKKFSVKLENTSAVGGRNTAATAVVSAPTGQEIGAGVEGTVAVDVTAGNADVTDAAVTLDVPEGWQVTQARAVDRIPAGTTRRVEVSVTPAKDATAGEARITALARYRAAGEARTSVQRFAAGVMPPPPTGEAWASDLVWLKSVNGYGPAERDRSNGESGAADGHRLTLAGKTYDKGIGTHADSDIEVYLGGRCTAFTADVGIDDEINGYGEVAFSVEADGKVLWTSPKVTGASATVPVDVKLDGARHVHLKVTDTNGSKTGDHGDWAAARFTCS
- a CDS encoding sugar ABC transporter substrate-binding protein codes for the protein MRVRTTSAAACAVLLAVTALAGCNRESAADGAGGGKVGIDLPRSDSDFWNSYQNYVEKGVKAGEVKALPLTNSQNDIGKLVANVQTFTDQGAKAVVMAPQDTGAIAESLNTLNEKKIPVISVDTRPDKGNIYMVVRADNKAYGTNACKYLGEQLKGKGKVVEFQGDLASINGRDRSEAFRSCMDKDFPGIKVFELATDWKGDVASAKLQATLAANPDINGIYMQAGGVFLQPTLALLEQKKLLKPAGTPGHITIISNDGIPEEFDAIKAGKIDATISQPADLYAKYALYYAKAALDGKTFKEGPTDHDSNIIRIPNGFEDQLPAPLVTKDNVDDPKLWANQLEKKN
- a CDS encoding PAC2 family protein, whose amino-acid sequence is MIELEGVPELIDPVMVAAFEGWNDAGDAASTAVAHLDREWKGEVFAALDAEDYYDFQVNRPTVWLDGGVRKITWPTTRLSVVRIGGDKPRDLVLVRGIEPSMRWRSFCNEILAFAHELGVEMVVVLGALLGDTPHTRPVPVSAVTSDPDLARTMDLEETRYEGPTGIVGILQEACTHAGVPAVSLWAAVPHYVSQPPNPKATLALLNRLEDLLGLRIPLGELPEDARAWQLGVDQLAAEDSEVAEYVQTLEEARDTAELPEASGEAIAREFERYLRRRDVGPGQAPGGHATESGDASYLRDTSSGRTRPPKPVRPDTGGETGPGSPPTSGPGRQPSADQENEDSDGDDGPQDSSEESSED
- a CDS encoding L-fuconate dehydratase, with the translated sequence MSQTVTDFEVHDIRFPTSEQLDGSDAMNPDPDYSAAYVVLSTAPTDGTDGTDIEGHGFCFTIGRGNEVMAAAIEALRPYVVGRPVPRTAADLAALHRELTHDSQLRWLGPEKGVMHMAAGAVVNAAWDLAAKQAGRPVWQFLAEMTPEELVSLVDFRYLTDALTPDEALAILRAAEPGRAERAERLRAEGYPAYTTSPGWLGYTDDKLVRLAKEAVADGFTQIKLKVGGNLGDDVRRLALAREAVGPDVRIAVDANQRWDVADAVKWMTALAPYDPHWIEEPTSPDDILGHAAVRAGQPVKVATGEHVANRVVFKQLLQAGAVDFVQIDAARVAGVNENLAILLLAAKYGVPVCPHAGGVGLCELVQHLSMFDYVAVSGSWENRVIEYVDHLHEHFADPTVIESGRYAAPSSPGFSARMLPESIAAHRYPEGPVWQARRTPEEDDR
- a CDS encoding FadR/GntR family transcriptional regulator; this translates as MAVTDEAIEKIKGMIVSGALRPGDRLPKESELAAELGLSRNSLREAVRALSLIRILDVRQGDGTYVTSLDPQLLLEALSFVVDFHRDDTVLEFLAVRRILEPAATAMAATRISEAQLDVLSSQLDALGAQPSVEELVACDLEFHRGIVQSSGNSVLCSLLDGLSGPTTRARVWRGLTQEDAVSRTLHEHRAIVSALRDRDAEAARAWATVHVASVEQWLRSTL
- a CDS encoding LLM class flavin-dependent oxidoreductase, whose product is MKLSVLSLIGHAPHPLNGRHPSPAERFEEVIETGVIAERLGFDAYSIGERHAGPFLSSSPSVVLGALAARTSTIRLLTGVTVVAILDPVRVAEDFATLDQISRGRIELVVGKGAEAGHFDLFGLDEERQWDLQKEKYELLRRLWTEEGVDWEGEFRPALKNTTTLPRPYAGAPRVWHGSATSLNSPELAALHGDPLFTANAIQPRAAYARLIDHYRERFEAYGHDPARAHVAAGSGGLLIADSSQQAVERYKELYEAKVKQSSRPHLEGRAGYNTPFRTIEEAIADGPQLIGSPQQIIDKILGWHEVYGHDLQSITVDGFGLSHPEQIETLRRFAEDIAPVVRREAPSALWD
- a CDS encoding ABC transporter permease translates to MTGTVRPVAADGIDSGLKGSLTGESPLDRLRLIRWSDFSLVPVILVLMVIGFIVSPVFLTSENLISVVQQSSELSLLVLGQALILICGRMDLSLESTIGIAPVVAMWLVLPAEGGRFAGLGLLPTWSAIPLCLLVGLAIGAINGFLMLKLRVNGFIATLGMLTMLRGLHIGITEGKSITDVPESFRYLGKSEWLGAPAAVWICLALFAVGGAALAWLRHGRSLYAIGGNPEAARAAGIRVDRVTWIVLAIGGLLAAFAGILYTGHYGSVAATQGNGWIFQVFAAAVIGGISLKGGRGTLFGALTGVLTLQLVVNVMTLGGVPALWNQFLNGAIIIVALVISRFASGEKQD